In Pseudohongiella acticola, the sequence TGATCACGCAGTAGTGTCAGTTGTCGTTGCTGCTCCGGATGATGAGACGGGAGGCCGGCAGTATCAACCAGAACCAGCTGTTTATGGCCCAGGCTTTCCAGCGTATCGTCCAGGGAATGCTGGTTGTCTACTATCCGCACACTCACGCCCAGGATTCGTCCCAGTGTCCGCAATTGTTCATGCGCCGCCAGGCGAAAACTGTCAGTGGTAACGAGCGCAACATCCTGCGGACCGTGTTGCAAAACATACCGGGTCGCCAGTTTAGCGATGGTCGTCGTCTTGCCGGCGCCGGTTGGCCCCAAAAAGGCAAACACACCGCCCTGCTCAATCGGATCATGACCTAACACTGGCAGCGCCTTGACCAGGCTTCCCAATACCTGTTTCCAGACTTGATCCAGCGTTTTCCCCGGTTTGATTGCAGTCAGCAACTGCCGGCTCAGAAAACCCGGCACACCCATCGCCGATAACCGTTCCCAGATCACCGCCTGCAGTGGCGACTGGCTGCTAAATTGCTCCCAGGCCAGCCCGTTGAGACGCTGCTGGAGCAATGTACGTATACTGTGCAGCTCGCTGCGCATGGCGCCCATCTCAGCCTTGCTGACCGAAGGTGGAGGCACAGCTGCCGCTTCTGTCGGCTTTTTTACTACCGGCGCTGGACTCAGGGTCGCGATGACCTCAACTCCGCCTGTTGCCAGACTGCGCGTCGACAAAATGGCAGCATCTTCGCCCAGTTCCTCGCGCACTTGAAGAAGTGCTTGCCGCATATCTTTGGCCAGGATCTTTTTAAGCTGCATTGTTGCTCCTCACATCTCGTTTTTACGGTAGTTTCGAACCACGATCTTCACTGACCAATCGTGGCGACAATCGTAATTTGTTTGTTGTCCGGTACTTCCTGGTATGACAGCACTTTCACACCTGACAGAGTGAACCTGACAAACCGGCTCAGCAGAGGTCGCAGTGGCGCTCCTACTAACAACACTGCCGGATTGCCGGCAATTTCCTGCCGTTGTGCCGCCTGCATCAGCGACTGCTGCAAACGCTCGGCAATGCCGGGCTCGATAACCACGCTATCGTCGATGTAACCACCGTCTTGTTGCTGAGCGCTTTGCTGTACTGCTTTAAGCAATATCTGTTCCAGAGTTGGATCAAGGGTGATAACAGGCAGCTCAGCCTTGTTACCGTAGATGCCCTGAACGATTACGCGTGCCAACGCCACACGCACCGCGGCGGTCAAAGTGACGGGATCTTGACTCCTGCCAGCGACAGACGCCAATGCTTCGCCGATACTGCGCATATCTTTGACGGGGATGCCCTCCTGCAACAGGTTCTGTAGAACCTTGCGAAGCACATTGCCATTGAGTTGATTGGGTAACTCTTCCGCCAGTTTCTTCGACGACTTGGCAAGAATTCCCAACAGCTCGTGAACCTCATCATGTCCCAGCAATTCATGCGCGTGTTTGTGCAACAGCGTGTTCATATGAGTGGCAACAACCGTACTGGCATCTACCACGGTATAACCAAGCGACTGCACCTGATCACGTTGGGGTGGCTCGATCCACAGGGCCTCCAGCCCGAATGCAGGATCCTTGGTAGCTATACCCTGGGCTTTACCGTAGACCTGGCCCGGGTTGATGGCCATTTCACGCTCAGGATGTATTTCCGCGCCACCGATATTGACCCCCATCAAATTAATGCGGTATTCATTAGGTTGCAGATCAAGGTTGTCGCGAATGTGGACAGAGGGCACAAGAAACCCAAGCTCCTGTGACAGCTTTTTGCGTATACCCTTGATACGGGCCAGCAATTGTCCGCCCTGATCTTTGTCTACCAGCGGAATCAGTCGGTAGCCAACTTCAAGCCCAACAACGTCAACCGGCATGACATCGTTCCAGCCCAGTTCCTGCTGCTCGGTTGTGGCTTTAACTTCTTTGGCGGATTGATCAGCAATGGCGGCCTCGTCGACTTCAGTGGCCTGCTTCTGTTGGCGCATGTAGATGGTCACTGAGCCAGCCACTGCTGCAAATGCCAGCGACAGGAACGCCAGATGCGGCATACCAGGCACGATGCCCATAACGAACAGGACCATGCCCGCGATACCCAGTGAGCGTGGCGTAGCGAACATCTGACTGATGACCTGCGAGCCCATCATTTCCGAGTTATTGTTGCGGGTCACCATGATCGCCGCTGCCGTTGACAACACCAGTGCCGGGATCTGCGCGACCAGACCATCACCAATAGTCAGCAGGGCGTAGCGTTCGGTGGCAGTGCTGAAGTCCAGGCCGTGCTGCATCATGCCTATGGCCAGCCCGCCAATCATGTTGATGACCAGAATCAGAATACCGGCAATTGCATCGCCTTTAACAAATTTGCTGGCACCGTCCATGGCACCGTAAAAATCAGCCTCTTGAGTAATGTCCTGTCGACGCACGCGCGCCTGCTCTTGATCAATAATGCCCGCGTTAAGGTCGGCATCGACGGCCATCTGTTTGCCCGGCATTGCGTCCAGCGTAAAGCGGGCACTGACCTCGGCGATTCGACCGGCACCTTTGGTGACAACAACAAAGTTGATGATAATGAGAATCAGGAATACGATGAGGCCAACGGCGTAGTTACCACCAATCACCACCTCACCGAATGACTCGATAACACGGCCAGCGGCCGCTCCACCTTCATGACCATTCAACAGCACCACGCGCGTTGACGCCACATTCAGTGCCAGACGCAGCAGCGTCGAAATCAACAGAATCGTCGGAAAGACCGCAAAATCCAGTGGCCGCATCGCGTATACCGCAACACACAGAACCACCAGTGCAATGGTTATATTAAACGTGAAAAATACATCCAGCAGAATTGGCGGAATCGGCAATGTCATCATTGCCAGAATCACCAGCAGCAAAACCGGTATCCCGAGATTACCTTCTGTCAGAGTACGGGCATTCGTTGCCAACGTCGCTCGGTTCAGATTGCCGCTAAAATTCAACATAGATTACGGACCAGCCCGCTGTGGTAGCCAAAATTTTGTGAGGTCAATGCCACCAACAAGCGGATGCCGTCAGTGAACAGGCGCTTTGTCCAAAATCTTGACGCTTTCACAGCGAACCAAGTCGAATCTGCAGCCTTTTATGTCCTACAGAGGGGGTGTTGCAAAAGTCGTGCTAAGTTTGCCGTTGCGGCAATTTTTTTGCCCTCAAGCGGAAAAGTGTTGCCGCCACGGGGTGATCAGGGCATCAATCGTGTTGCAGATCTTCCGGCACCAGCAGATTGTCAGCCAGCACCGGTCGCCGGCCGCCTTTATGTTTGTATTGACGCAGCTGAAACACATAAGCCAGAACCTGTGCCACAGCCTTGTACAGGCCTTCGGGTATTTCTTCATCAAGGTCGGTATTGTAATAAATGGCCCGGGCCAGCACCGGCGACTCGACGATGGGGATGTCATGCTCTTTCGCCACTTCCCGTATGCGCAAGGCCATGAAGTCGATCCCCTTACCAATCATGATCGGTGCAGCGCTGCCTCCCTGCTGATATTTCAGAGCGACGGCATAGTGTTGTGGGTTGGTGACAACCACATCGGCCTCTGGCAGGTTGCCCAGCATCCTGTTCTGCGTCATCTGGTACTGCAGCTGCCTGATCTTCTGCTTAATCTCCGGCTTGCCTTCAGTATCCTTGCTTTCGTCCTTGACCTCCTGAAACGTCATACGCAGCTTCTGGGTATGGGAGTGAATCTGAAACGGGATATCAACAATGGTGATCAGAATCATGGCGCAGGACATCGCCAGCACTGACCACCCGAGAATACTCAGCGCGTGGCGCATCGCAGGAAGAATGGGTTCTGACATAATGCTCAGAATTTCCTGCCAGTAAAACGCCATGATGACCAGGGCGATCGCAGCAACAACCACAACCTTGGCCATCGCTTTCGCCAATTCCATAAGCGCCTTGGGCCCGAACATTCGCCCCAAACCGGACATGGGATTCATGCGACTGGCCTTGGGCATAACTGCCTTTGTGCTCAGATTCCAGCCGCCCAGACCAATAGGCCCCAGCAACGCCGCAACAAGCAAAACCCCGAACACCGGCAGCAATGAACGCAGCCCCTGCATCGCCGATACGTTCAGATGACTGAGCATGGCGCTGGTGTCAAACACCTGCTCACGTTCAAGTACAAAATTATGCCCCATCAACCCCGCCAGCATCTGAATCATGAAGCCGCCAAACATCAATACTGCCGCTGTACCCGACAGTAGAATAGCCAGCGTATTGAGTTCCTTCGAGCGGACGGTATCCCCCTCCTCCTTCGCCTTCTCAAGGCGTTTGGGGGTGGGTTCCTGGGTTTTTTCTGACGAGGAATCCTGTTCTGCCATTGTTTTCTCTGTCTCTTATTCCTTGCCGGCTGTCATGTTGCGCTTGCGGCCAATCAATTCTGTTAAGCAAGCAGTGCCCGCAATCGAATAAACATCTCGTTAAAGATCCCGGCGGCCGCATCCAGAAAGAAGCCCATGGTCAGCCAGATAACAAACAGCCCAAACATCAGGGCCACCGGAAAACCGAGGGCAAAAATATTCATCTGCGGTGCTGCCCGGGTCATGATGCCAAAGGCAAAATTGGTCATCAACAGTGCCGTCAACGCGGGTAGCGCCAACAAAACCGCGCTGGAAAATACCCAGCTGATGGTGCTGATCAGTTGATAATACACATCCACATCAAGCCCGGTGGCCGCGATCGGGACCTGTACAAAACTGTCCGCAATCACTTCGATCATCACCAGGTGTCCGTCAAAGCTAATAAACAGAACCGTGACAAACATCAGATAAAAAGTACTGACGATGGCAACGTTGACACCGTTCGCCGGATCGACCATGGAAGCAAAACCAAGGCCCATCTGCATGGCGATCATCTGTCCCAGCAACACAAAAAGCTGAAACAACATCTGCAGAAAAAACCCCAGTGCCACACCGATCAGGAGTTGCTGCAGGATGATGATCATCACAGTCAGCGACAAGCCGTCAAGCGCCGGTACCGGTGGCAATGTTGGTGCCACCAGCAGCGACACTGCCATGGCCAGAATCAGACGGACCCGAATCGGAACAAAGTTGGAACCGAGCACGGGTGCGGCAAGAAAGAATCCCATGATGCGGAACATCGGCCATAGAAAACTGCCGACCAGGGCACCTATTTCTGCATCCGAAAATTCAAGCACTTTTTTTATCCGACCAGCATCGGAATGCTGAGTACCAGTTGTTCGGTGAACTCCATGATCCGTCGTAACAGCCACGGTCCGGTGATAATAATGACGATTAATGTGGTGAGCAGTCTGGGCAGAAAACTCAGCGTCTGTTCGTTGATTTGTGTGGCCGCCTGAAACGTACTGATAACAAGACCGATCAACAGGCTGGGCATAACAATGACAGCAACCAGCAACACAATCAGCCACATCGCTTCACGCCAGATATTAACTGCAACATCAGGTGTCATAAGCGTCAGACTCCAAAACTCATCGCGAGCGTGCCGATAATCATGGCCCAGCCATCAACCAGCACAAACAGCATTATTTTAAAAGGCAGCGAGATAATAATCGGCGACAGCATCATCATACCCATGGCCATCAACACACTGGCAACCACCAGGTCGATGACCAGAAAAGGAATAAAGAGGAGAAAACCAATCTGAAACGCGGTCTTTAATTCGCTGGTCACAAACGCCGGAATCAATACGGTCATTGGTACATCTTCAATACTGTTAACCGGGTCGGCGTTGGCCAGATCCAGGAACAACTGCAAATCCGACTCCCTTGTCTGTGCCGCCATGAAAGTTCGAAACGGGCCTTCGGCCTGATCCAGCGCTTCCTGTACGCTGATTTCCTCATTGATATAAGGTTGCAATGCGTTCTCGTTAACCTGTTGCAACACGGGTGTCATGATAAAAATGGACAGAAACAAGGCCAGGCCCAACAGAATCTGATTGGACGGTGTCTGTTGCAGACCAAGCGCCTGACGCAAAATGGCAAAAACAACAATAATTCGGGTAAAGGACGTCATCATCATCGCCAGTGCCGGCAACAGAGTCAGCGCTGTCATGATGGCAAGAATCTGAATCGTCACTGTGTACTGCTGATTGCCGTCATCATCGGTGGTCACCGACAAGGCGGGTATACCACTGCTCAGGTTTTCACCACCCAACAGTGCGTCTTCTATCGTCGTGCTCTGACTGGTTTCCTGTTGTGCAGCCACAGGGGCCAGCACGAACGCCTGCATCAGTAGCAACAGCCCCAGTATCAGTGAACGTCGCATTAACGTGATTCTCCGGCTGCTGACTTGTTGCCGGCACCTGACGACTGCAGCGTACTGCGCAGTATCTGACTGAATCCGCGCGTGTGTGTGCCTGCGGACTGGCTCTGAATACCCATGCCCGGGTTTCCCATACCCGGGCTGCGAGCACTGGCATTTGGATCCACAACATTGTCATCAAAGACATGCAGGGTACTGATATGACCTGGCGCTACGCCAATCAGTAATT encodes:
- the fliP gene encoding flagellar type III secretion system pore protein FliP (The bacterial flagellar biogenesis protein FliP forms a type III secretion system (T3SS)-type pore required for flagellar assembly.) produces the protein MRRSLILGLLLLMQAFVLAPVAAQQETSQSTTIEDALLGGENLSSGIPALSVTTDDDGNQQYTVTIQILAIMTALTLLPALAMMMTSFTRIIVVFAILRQALGLQQTPSNQILLGLALFLSIFIMTPVLQQVNENALQPYINEEISVQEALDQAEGPFRTFMAAQTRESDLQLFLDLANADPVNSIEDVPMTVLIPAFVTSELKTAFQIGFLLFIPFLVIDLVVASVLMAMGMMMLSPIIISLPFKIMLFVLVDGWAMIIGTLAMSFGV
- the flhA gene encoding flagellar biosynthesis protein FlhA — encoded protein: MLNFSGNLNRATLATNARTLTEGNLGIPVLLLVILAMMTLPIPPILLDVFFTFNITIALVVLCVAVYAMRPLDFAVFPTILLISTLLRLALNVASTRVVLLNGHEGGAAAGRVIESFGEVVIGGNYAVGLIVFLILIIINFVVVTKGAGRIAEVSARFTLDAMPGKQMAVDADLNAGIIDQEQARVRRQDITQEADFYGAMDGASKFVKGDAIAGILILVINMIGGLAIGMMQHGLDFSTATERYALLTIGDGLVAQIPALVLSTAAAIMVTRNNNSEMMGSQVISQMFATPRSLGIAGMVLFVMGIVPGMPHLAFLSLAFAAVAGSVTIYMRQQKQATEVDEAAIADQSAKEVKATTEQQELGWNDVMPVDVVGLEVGYRLIPLVDKDQGGQLLARIKGIRKKLSQELGFLVPSVHIRDNLDLQPNEYRINLMGVNIGGAEIHPEREMAINPGQVYGKAQGIATKDPAFGLEALWIEPPQRDQVQSLGYTVVDASTVVATHMNTLLHKHAHELLGHDEVHELLGILAKSSKKLAEELPNQLNGNVLRKVLQNLLQEGIPVKDMRSIGEALASVAGRSQDPVTLTAAVRVALARVIVQGIYGNKAELPVITLDPTLEQILLKAVQQSAQQQDGGYIDDSVVIEPGIAERLQQSLMQAAQRQEIAGNPAVLLVGAPLRPLLSRFVRFTLSGVKVLSYQEVPDNKQITIVATIGQ
- the fliR gene encoding flagellar biosynthetic protein FliR, translating into MLEFSDAEIGALVGSFLWPMFRIMGFFLAAPVLGSNFVPIRVRLILAMAVSLLVAPTLPPVPALDGLSLTVMIIILQQLLIGVALGFFLQMLFQLFVLLGQMIAMQMGLGFASMVDPANGVNVAIVSTFYLMFVTVLFISFDGHLVMIEVIADSFVQVPIAATGLDVDVYYQLISTISWVFSSAVLLALPALTALLMTNFAFGIMTRAAPQMNIFALGFPVALMFGLFVIWLTMGFFLDAAAGIFNEMFIRLRALLA
- the fliQ gene encoding flagellar biosynthesis protein FliQ; translation: MTPDVAVNIWREAMWLIVLLVAVIVMPSLLIGLVISTFQAATQINEQTLSFLPRLLTTLIVIIITGPWLLRRIMEFTEQLVLSIPMLVG
- the flhB gene encoding flagellar biosynthesis protein FlhB — encoded protein: MAEQDSSSEKTQEPTPKRLEKAKEEGDTVRSKELNTLAILLSGTAAVLMFGGFMIQMLAGLMGHNFVLEREQVFDTSAMLSHLNVSAMQGLRSLLPVFGVLLVAALLGPIGLGGWNLSTKAVMPKASRMNPMSGLGRMFGPKALMELAKAMAKVVVVAAIALVIMAFYWQEILSIMSEPILPAMRHALSILGWSVLAMSCAMILITIVDIPFQIHSHTQKLRMTFQEVKDESKDTEGKPEIKQKIRQLQYQMTQNRMLGNLPEADVVVTNPQHYAVALKYQQGGSAAPIMIGKGIDFMALRIREVAKEHDIPIVESPVLARAIYYNTDLDEEIPEGLYKAVAQVLAYVFQLRQYKHKGGRRPVLADNLLVPEDLQHD
- the flhF gene encoding flagellar biosynthesis protein FlhF, translated to MQLKKILAKDMRQALLQVREELGEDAAILSTRSLATGGVEVIATLSPAPVVKKPTEAAAVPPPSVSKAEMGAMRSELHSIRTLLQQRLNGLAWEQFSSQSPLQAVIWERLSAMGVPGFLSRQLLTAIKPGKTLDQVWKQVLGSLVKALPVLGHDPIEQGGVFAFLGPTGAGKTTTIAKLATRYVLQHGPQDVALVTTDSFRLAAHEQLRTLGRILGVSVRIVDNQHSLDDTLESLGHKQLVLVDTAGLPSHHPEQQRQLTLLRDQPQVQKWVVLPATSQAQVLRAAWKTCSTADVSACILTHLDEACVLGDALALTIERDLPVVYETFGQSIPDDIALAQASALVKRAVALGRRQAAVPVEKERLMTEYGSQSPAELRVAGLN